The following DNA comes from Oncorhynchus clarkii lewisi isolate Uvic-CL-2024 chromosome 22, UVic_Ocla_1.0, whole genome shotgun sequence.
TCTGTGAAGAGATATAACACACTGTTAGACATGAGGAAAGGACTGGTTGGATGTGCACAAGGCACTGTTACGATTGTCTTGCTGATTGAACTCAAGGACATTGAGTTCAAGCAGCATGGCGTGCTGGCAGCGTAGTGCGAAGTGAAGAATAAAGGGCTTGTGTCACTGTAGGGGATGAAATCTAGGCTTCTTCTCTGTTTTGACTGGCCTGGCCTGTTCTACTTTCCCCTCGGTTCTACATCCAGAGCAGGCCATGGCCTAATTCTGCCGAGGGTCTACATATCACAGTGTTGTGAGTTGGAATGACACTCTGTCATGTGTGATCTCCCACACACGGGTCTAGCTAGGATTTAGCCCATGGCTCCAGGGTTCCCCCCTGTCCATCTCTAAACTCACACTGTACTGGGCAGAGAATGAGGCAGACTATTTCTAACTGCCTCTTTAACTGTGATAGGCAAATGAAGTTGGAGGTAAATTACATTTCTACGGTAAATTACATTTCGGTCAGCTACGGTTGTTGGACTCGTCGCATGATTTGCCATCCCCAGAGCTGGCCCCTGGCCCCTGGCCCTGGCTATACATCCTGTGACTGGACCGTGTCAGGACAAGCCGTGCTCTCCCAGATGGAGACTAATCCCTCCTCAAATGTGTCACCTTCCCATTAATACTGCCTCTATAAACACAACATTGAACTCAAACATGACCTAAAACCATCACATTGAGCACACACGGAGGCGCTAAGAACCGATAAGCATGCCGCGAGAGGCACCCGAGGGGGTTGTTAACACCCGGACAGAACCATAGGACGTCAAAAGAAGACATACCTCTGTCAAATGTCGACTTGACATCTTCGACTGAATCGCTGAATCCAGATATTCTGTAGAGCCCTTCAGACTTCAGCCCtatgacagagggatagagaggttTAATGACAAACGCTGCATTTACACAACATAACATAGGACTGGAGTGGGCATCCAACACGGATTCAACTCAAGAGCAGAATAAATACAGCCAAATTCACCTTCAGCGGTGACCTTGGGCAACAGAAAAATTAAAAAGATCTACAATAGCACACAGGGAATAACATGGGCAGATGCAAATAGTTTTCTGCGTTATTGAATAAAAcgtaaataaaaacataaatcaAATATAGCATGAGTTACAGACGTAGATTACCGGGCTAGACAATGAGGTAGAAATGAGGCTTCTACATCGTTGAGTGATTCAACTGGAATGCAATCAACTGAAACACCAGCAGCAGCAACACCACACAATCCTCCATTGTGTACAATTGCCAGGCCTCCCATTGGCTCTCCAAATCAAATGAATGGAAAGGACCAACATTAGAATCATCCATCCTTCCTGTTACCTGCACTTAATTGGGTGTGTGTACATGTGGTGATTGAAAAATGCATCCATCCATTACTGAAACACACAAAATATAACATTTCCTGAAAGGGCGATTTCCAAGAAGGGTGGGATTTCCAACTATTTCAATAGGGCCATGGCTATCTATCGTCTTCTCACCTCTCGATTCAATTTCCTGTATGCACATGTCCACCACCATGGGCCGCTTGGTGTTGTGAGCTTTCACCAGGGTTGTTAGCTCACAGCTGTATACTTTCTTGATGTGTTTCAGGTCTGGCACGCAGTTGCAGGGTACCATAGTGGAGCACTGCTTGTGGACATTCAGGCCACAATctgaaagaaaagagaaagaggagagtcaGAATGGACAACCTGAGAGGGATGTCTTCTAATGATATGTTCCAATAATATCATCCAATGATATCTTCCAATGACATCGTCCAGAGGAAAAAAATAGACCAGAATTGACATTGAAGTGTACCATGAATAGTCTGCATCCCCCAGATTGTTCATTTCATTTTTTGTCGACTGGCTTGGTTTCGTTTTTGCTCGCTAAGGCCTAAATGCTCTTGATCAATATTTGGAGTCAGAATGTCATTGGACCACTGGAGAATTCTGTCCTGGCTGATGACTTCACCCTTTGGTCAGCTGCCAGGGGTGTTATTGGAGTCACCTTGAGCACTGGAATGGAACACAGGTCCACAAACTATCCCTCATCCAGACGGCGTGCCAGTCATGCATCAAAGCCATTCGTAACAAATTCAACAAAGGTTGATCTTACATCTACCAAATCTATTCTGGATTCTACTATGTGGCTTGGTTTGTTTTTAATCTGcacaagaaaataaaaaataaaaatgacccAAACCTCCTAGACGTATCTTGTCACAGAGATTTGTAGCACAACATGAACCTTATTTGTGTTCTTCTAAGCAGTGAATATGTAGTTTCAATGATCATCCCCAGTGCTTTTGTCTTCGGTGCTAGTGAGTGGGGCCTGAGGCGCAGCTGCCTGCATCAGATTCAGAACAGGTTTCACCTTGCAGGGAGCACAGCAGAGAGCCGACACAGCGACTCCTTCTTCGCTTTGTAACAGAGGCTTTTAGAGGGAATTAGAGGCGCACTGAAAACAATGTGGCCTGGAGGAGGGAGACTCGGGCCTGCACGCTCCATTCTCCTCCAGAATCTGGGCTCGCACACAATGGCCGTGCAGGCAGCGATTCAGCCGCTGCGGGCTACACGAGACCTAGTTTCCTAGACTTAAATGGGCCAGTTCCTTCAAGCTTTAAGCAGTTCTCTGCCTTCTCCCAGTTTGGAAGAGGAACCTTTGACAAAAAAATGGTGCATTATAGTATTCCAACTACATCTCGAAATAAGCATTTTGTTCACTGCGTTTTTTTTCTATGaatacatggtgtttcagagGAAATATGTCATCATTGTTGCTCCTCAAATATCAaatcacacacatttttttttaaagtcacaaAAAGACTATGATGTAGAGAAATAGCTACACATATTTTGATTAAAATTGGCCCCAGAGAAATTTCCGCAGGCTTTACTCATATGCATTGATGCAGGGACGTAATTACCTTTAAGAGATGATTCTATTAAGGGTGTGAGACAGGCAGCGTAATAGAGGGCAGCCTCccaccagacacagacacacacacacacacacacacacacacacacacacacacacacacacacacacacacacacacacacacacacacacacacacacacacacacacacacacacacacacacacacacacacacacacacacacacgtggcccCTGGGTTCCAGGTGGGGTGGGAAAGCCCAGAGGGAGCCTGCAGACAGACACTGCTTTACTGCACTGTCAGCTCTATCGCCATGGCGAGGAGAATACACTCCACGGAGGATGAGCTCTGCCCTGATTTGGCTAAAAGGGTCTGACACTGGAGTGGGGTGAGGGGCTGGTCCCACTGGTGGCCAATCAACACATCATCATGTTGTCTAACCTTTACTGTGCCTGAGATCTCCAATGCTTCTCTATTTTACCATCTATACTGGCAGCAGCATATAGACAAACACATGGTCCTGTTGCTAGTTATTCTATGTTGTTTTCCACCACGCGTAGAATGGGGATGAATAGAGACTGTGCTAGCTAGGCTCTGTGACCTAGCTCTCTGGTTCTGGCTGCTGAATTTTAATGCGGGTGGAAATGGAGCTCCTTCCCAGCGCTCAGAGCCCCACTCCTCATTAAAGAGACATGCCAGCTTTGTTTTTCTTCACGGGCATGATGGTAtgaggctgggggggggggggggcgtcctCTGATGAGGAAATGTGGCACAACAAGCACTGGCAGGGGCTGACTTCCTGGTGCTCGCCCAAAAACACTTCACACATGCAGAAAGAAAAGGGGAGGGCGTTTTTGGAACGCAAATTCAAACATCGCATAAGACTTCACTGTCCTAGATTCTGGTCGCCATGGCGTTAGTCTAAAGGAATGAAAAAATACGTGTACACGTTTCATCCGATTGTCAGCAGCTTTCTAAAGCAACGCATCAATTATTCATGCCGCGGCTCCCACAGATATAAGTGTAGGTCACTTTGTCCCATTAATAATACATTAAATACAGACATCAGTCTACGTTACGGCCTTATTCGGGAATGATGAACACCGGAAAACTACTGCTTTATAGAAAACCACGATAACACTATCTGCAGTTCGAAGTGCCTAAATAACAATACCTGAAATTGCAGTGCACTAGTTTTGCTCTCAAGCGAATTAGTTCATCATTTCTACAGATCAATAATATCGCAACGCGTGCAAGCACTGCAGCAATGTGATCTCATGCAAGCCGTTTGCATGCTGCATTCATGGGTGCCCCACTTCTGCTGCATTTTCTGTTGTTGTTATCCTAGCATCATGAAACCACTGATTGCCTAATATCCTGTGATAAAGATGCTGCAAAATCTTTTCAAAACCTCAAGTCAATTGAAAAAGGACCCCTTAGATGGGGACAAAATAATTTAATGACCATACTGTACATTCAATGTAAATGGCAGCTACACAATATCAGATCGTTATTGTTCACAGTGCAGCAAAATCATTCAACTAGTAACATCTGCCCTGATTGGATAGATAGGCATAGGTGTACGCGTGTTTAAAAATGGGAATCTATTCCCGAGACCATCAAGGGAGAATTTCAGCATGAATCCACAGAGGCATTCTCAACCCCCCACTTCTGCTGCAActggagcacagagagaggaagccagtctgaGTCTGGACGTCACTGTGCATTATGATAATGGGCTGATCAATATATAGATTGCATATAGAGTGCATATACATCTGCCGTCGAGTGGAGAACAATTGCTTTGTCCATTATGTGGGAATATGGGAGCTGCATCAGTATAAAACAATCGCATTAAAGCTTGTCGTTTGAACAGTGGCAGAGTAACGCCATTAGCAAAACTCACCAACTGGACCTCTCATTCATTCGTACAGGAACACGTCATTTTCTGTTAAAAGCAAGGCATTCATGTAGAGTGAGAAGTACTTATTACAGTAAATCCTCAATATTGAGTACTCATTTTACTCCGTTGCCCAACTCCTCTAATCTGTTCCCCAAATATTGGTGGGAGTTTAGATTAAGGGACGCAATATGACCCCCACTTACGCTCACATTACAAACCAGGTTACCCACATACCGGGGTGAGAAAAACATCAAAGTCCTTTACATAGATAAAGAACAGCATGGTGTTAAGTAAAACCAGCAGCAGCTGTACAGTGGCTTGTCTACTGTAAAGAACAGTACAGTACGTACCTGCACATTTGACTCCCTGAGCCGTCAGCCCCCACATGAAGTTGGCACAGTATTCACACCAGTGAGGTCCCCGGAACGTGTGGACCTggaggatagaaagagagacaaagagagaggatggTTGTCAGATGCTGCAGTTATGTACCACATGGGTACCGCACCTTCCCCAGGTTGCCCTGGAGACACTACAATGCTGGCGTCTTAAACTAgccagattgtgtgtgtgttggagatgAGGGGCGTTTAGAGCCCAGTCAAATCTGACAGGATGCCTAATCTACTCAAACTGTTAATGAGTGGCCAGGCTGaataggggtggtggtggagagcgGGGAGGATGGGTGGGCACTGTTGACGCCGTGCCAGTGTGAGGGGGGCATGTTGTCATGGAAATGTGCTACGGCAACGGGTTGCTCAAGCAAGGGCAAGGAAGGGAGCTCTCTCTCCGCCAGGTAACATAACAACAGCTCAGCCAATCAGGGGTGCCTGATCCAGACCTATTGGGAGGAGGCAGAGCGGGCTCCCTGTGAGGTGTTTTCCTACACGACAATGGCAATAACGGCCCTTTTATGTGAGGTGAGAAATACTAGGGCCATCACCAATACTGTGTGTTAACTCATTATGGGATCAGGGACAGCATGAGAGGATTAGCAGTAAAACAATTAATCACAGTAAAATGGTATGAAGTCTGATGAATTGTGAGTTCATCAGACTATACTACTGGCAGGAAGGttagaatatatttttgattCATGGCCTCACAGGAAAATAAAACCTTATTCACTTGAGTATTTAAAGAGCTGCTGTCTTTAAAAATCAACAAATCCCTTTGAAAATAACCCATGTGGCATTTTGTTTTggcgtttttgttgttgttgcgggGGGTGTTTTAGTTGTGCAATTGGTTGAGttcagtatttctcaagtgaaaaaaatGTGTGATGTGTTGTCTTGTGTAAACAAAGTCGGGCtgctgggcaggtctgtctcactgtctttgctattggacagagagcaatcaccacagctgttcaccccatgttaGTGGGAAAATGGACATCGTCAAATCAAAGCCAACCGTCATTTATCCGTTGTTACATTATGCTATAAACTCTGTTTTAAATAAGACTTTGTGatcaaaatgatcctatttacactttgtagtcaattttttGACACTAAAAtaactgtttctgactcatattgatGTCACATTGTCAAAGAGATTCGTTTCTTTTTAAAGGCAGTCGCTCTTTACGTAGGAACAATGAACATTTGAATTAATTCATACAATTTAGCACCGGTTGTTGTCTCTGGCTACTCAGCGAATTTTTTTCTCACATTTCCATTTTTTTCATCATACTTTGTCATCATATCTTCAAAGAGATATCTTGGCTGTACAGGTTAGCGTGTACAAGGTTCAGGATCATTAGGAATGAAAATGCTCTGTCATTAACTATTACACAGCCCAGATTGCTTCCCGTGGAGGAGGGAGCTTGAAACATTTGAGCTAAATGTGTGACAGACCCTTAAAATGGCCAAATGGAGCATTCAGCATGGACTGGCTGGCATAGTAATACATACATAAGGAAGGAGGGAAGCAAGAAGAAtgagtcctgtgagtgtcatcAGTCCTAGAGCCTTTGAGGGAATGTTTCTTCCCCAGCTCCCCACTTCATTAACTTACTTACCCAAacaggcagagcagagcagaccagaGCAAGTCTGATGACTGGAGCCTAATGGGAATAGCACTCATCCACTGTTTTCCCCCCTTCATCGCCTAATCTCCCCATCTGGTACTCAAACCAACAACAGTGGACCACAGACCGCCCAACAGATTTCCTTTAGAAAAAAGGCTCAGTGGAAAGACCCAACACAGTCTTATTCGCTCATGCTTTCTCTCGCCCCATAACCCCCTGAACAGACATTCTGGTGGCCAACTGCCAGTGTAGGAACCTAATACACAAAAACGCCACCTGTCCACAACATGCTGAAATAGAAGCAATATTTGACAGTGGAACGGCATGACGAAGAGATGCAACTGCTCTTCCTGTGGCAATTTGTTGTCTCACCTTGAAGTTGTGGACTTTCTCGTACTTGGGCGGCAGGCTGTTATCCTTCAGTGCGGCTTTGCGGACCAGCGAGGTGAGCTGTGAATAGGCAAACAGTTTGAGAGGCTGCCAGATAGTGGCTGGAGGTTTCtggggtcctgagatcctcatcCCCAGAGCAGCAGCCAGTATGTCCTGCTGGTTGGCCTCCTGCTTTGCCTTGTGCACCAAAGACTTCTCTCCCTTCCGGACCTCGTAAGACTCCCTGGATGGCATTCTGACACTCAAGTTGACCAAATCAGATGAACAAGCAGCAAGCCTTATAGAGCAGTTAAAAAAGTCAGAGGTCCTCTGGAgaaggaaaaaaagaaaaaacggGATGCTTAGAACTAGTCTAAACTATGTCATGTGAATTGCATTGCTCCAATTTGACAAGCCTAAACTTAGCGAAGAAACACAAAAATGGCAAAATCCAAAAAGCAGAAAGACGTGTCCTCCTTTAAATCCTCTCACAGCAGAGAGAGTTGGGATGAACGGTGCTCCAACGATGAGAGTGTCAAGTCCTGTGATGGCTGGAGTTGGATGGGGAAGAGAAGAAGCCTTGGGTGCTTGTGTGTTCCCTGGGAATATGCAGATGAGCTGATGTTGAGTTAATCCTCTCCTCCCTGTGTGGAGCTGATATATTCTCTCTGGAACACAGACAGCacagtgtgtgtactgtggaTGGATGCTGCCAGCACTACCAGAGTGAGGGGGAAGAGGACGGGGGAAGGACCCAGTCACAACGGATTAGATGGATCACACTGGCCAATCAGAGCGAGGCAGGAGCCTGCTCACGCTTTATCATTGCCGTTTCCCCGCCCCCACAACCCCCCTCTAAGATCCAAAGCAGGAGAGCTTGTGTAGGAAGAGTCGGGGTGAGTGTGGGTTGATAATGAGTAATGAATGAGTCATGCATCATCACTGGGCTACTGCTGCCCACAGCTAATGACACTGGTGGGCCGTTGAAGAAAGTGCTATTTTCAAAATCTGGTTACCAACCGTTTACTGTTCCAGGGACCACAGGGAAAACATAAAGTAAACGTTTGAACCACATTTATTTTCTCAAAATGAAAGTCACAAAATATGAATCATTGTGTCGGATGCGCTATGAAAAGGGAGAACTGATGCGAGGCCAGGTTTGTCCTTTGCAATAATCTGCCTGTAAGCCTACATTTCAGTCACCATGCAGACAACCCAGAGAGAGTTAACCCAGGTGTGCTCATTCCACACAATTACAAGCGCCTTAGGGTACATTTGAGCTTTGTTTTTTTTCCTGGCTTCAAATCCATAAACAGATTAAAGTAATATGCAAATCAACAGAAATGTAAAATACAATTTGATCTACCTAAATTCCATTGAAGAGCAATCTGGTTTTATTTTTCCAATATGGGCAATGGAGAAACACCATAATGCACAGAATCCcagaattatactgaacaaatgtACATTTCCCGAATACCTAAATTCACAGATAATTCCGTAATTCATTTAAAATTTCAAAATTCACAGATGACTTTCATGACATTTTCAAATTATTATCCTAGTTAAAATGGAAGAGAGATAAACATTAATTGAGCCTCTCATCTCAGTAGGATTCTGTCTGAAATTGTGCTCATTTTCTCTGTTACAGATGCCAGCACGGATGGTATGCTAATTCTGCATCACATATAGAGCACAGTTAAAGTGCTGTGTTGGGAATGATCTGAAACCTGGTACAATCCACACAGCGAGTCAAATGTGATTATACTCCCCCATCCCAGAGGCTGATTTGGGCTCAGCTGTTAGAAAGCCATCTGAACAGAGACTGGAGGTGGAGCAGCCCAGTATGAGTCCACGTAGATGAACACTCAATGCAATCAATACGGGGAGAGCTTATTGGCGGTTACTGTAGCCCCCcagcagagagagatggggcaaaaggagagCTGCTAGAGACGCgctccacaaacacacactggcttTGAAGACCCCTGCAGGTATGATGGCATTCCATAACTGCTGTGTCCATAACTGAAAGGGATTTGGGCTGGACATGAAAGACATGAAACAGAGGCGTTCCAGTGGAGAGCTCCTCTACCACGCTGTAGAGCCCTCTCTCTTCAGGAGGGGTAGCTAGCTGCCAGTGAGAGGCAGACACGTTGTAGCCAAAGCCTTTCATATGCCTCCGTCTACCCCTCACAGACCCTGGGTGCTTTAGGAAGCTGTGCAGAGTAATTGTGTTTCCTGCTGTTACGTGCGGAGCGAGCATCTGATACCCAGGATGTGGCTTTCTTTACTTTGAACGCTCCTCTAATTGACACTGATTGATTGGACTCGTTTCTCAAAGATGTCCCAAGCTGGGCCTCTTGAAGGATGGATGAATGCAAAAGCAGTTCACTTCATCCCGTTTGCTTTTCCATCCAGACACGCGTCCATCTGGACAAGTCTAAGGCGCGCGGGTTCATTTTGTCGCTGTCTGCAGTTTCCATGTCTCTGATGAGGTTTTCTACCTGGTCTAAACAAGGTTTCTTCACAACCATCCGACAACAAGAATGTTGTGTGGAGTCTCTAGAAATGCTGTACATTTCGCTCGAATGCAACCATCTATTTCTGTTGCATTTACAATTCAGCTGGAATTTCTGTTGCACTAATACCGATtttacagacagacatgttaCTAATGTTATCTTTCATAATAGTATCTTCAAAAAACGAGGGCAGGCAAAAACCATTTGTGAGTTGGGATAGAGGTTAAGTAACGGCAGTCGTCTGTGGCGGACGGCGAGGTTGGTACATAAGGTAATGTTCTCTTAATGCGCCTCTCTGACCTAGCATCATCACAAATGGGCCACTATCACACTCTAAATGTGCGTAAGTGTGCTCTTTAAAAGCTATGACGGCATGCAAATGAGGAGGAGTGGTGCGGGCAGCAGCAGGATGGACGCACAATGGAAGGCTGACATGAGGCTGAAGCTGAGAGGACACTCGTACATCTCTCCTCAGCCTTGGCAGAATGATAGTGGATTCTGAGAGGTCAGTAAATTGATCCCAGAATAACTAGGGCTGTCCAGAACTGGTCAAATATCCAAGATTATTAAAAAGAAGAGGAGGCTCAACATAAAAAGCAGGTCCTAACAACCCTAAGGAAAGAGCATATGTCTGAGTCTACTGTTCTCCATACAGGGGTTTCAAACAGAGCTGCACCCCTCCAAACTGGGGGTTGGAAAACACCAAGCAAATGGAAACAATGGAGGGGGGGATCATTCATGGTTTTAATAATGAATGTCTTCATTAGGAACTGTGATGGCTGGAATCGACTATGGCCTAATGGCTAATGGACTGAGGCACATGACAATGCAAGCCGTGCGAGAGAACAATCCACCGATCAATACAACGGAACCATCCCTACTGTACCTATGCGTATGCATCGCCATTATGCGTCTGCATCCCCCCCCCACATGCTTCCACAGAGGGGAACACTACAGTTCAGTATTGATATCATTACAGCTGTGGCTTGGGGAACCTTCCCCCCCCAAGGTGTGGTACTGTGGCTGGAAATTCGCCGCATTTTCTGCTTGCCATGCGTGTTTTTCCAGGACAAATAGATGACCTGGCTGTGAATGTGGCTGTCGCCTCGACAGTGATGCATGATATGTTGCTACCACACTTTGCCATCCACAGTGGATTCCGCACAGCAAGGTTATACAAGGACACATCCATGTGGCTGATGGGATGCATAGGTATTGTGTTAACCCACATTGCACTGGTGTGTGGGGTTGAGGGATATCTCTTTCCTGAACAAATGATGAC
Coding sequences within:
- the LOC139380245 gene encoding N-chimaerin-like, with the translated sequence MPSRESYEVRKGEKSLVHKAKQEANQQDILAAALGMRISGPQKPPATIWQPLKLFAYSQLTSLVRKAALKDNSLPPKYEKVHNFKVHTFRGPHWCEYCANFMWGLTAQGVKCADCGLNVHKQCSTMVPCNCVPDLKHIKKVYSCELTTLVKAHNTKRPMVVDMCIQEIESRGLKSEGLYRISGFSDSVEDVKSTFDRDGEKTDISANAYEDINIITGALKLYLRDLPIPVISYDAYPRFIETAKLEDPEKRLKAFREALELLPAAHSETLGYLMAHLKRVTLNEKDNLMNAENLGIIFGPTLLRAPNLDAMTALNDIRYQPQVVEFLIKNEDILF